A single region of the Coleofasciculus chthonoplastes PCC 7420 genome encodes:
- a CDS encoding response regulator has product MLKTLLYTSQISASLNHSLKETILIVDDSPDSLSFLRKLLAEQGYTVRVSLNGRQALQSVDLMPPDLILLDILMPDIDGYQVCQQLKANPETQAIPIIFISARKETFDKVKAFEIGAADYISKPIATQEVLVRIEHQLHILRLQRQLKQENARLSQEIQDRQNTEAKLRISEASLLQAQRIAQIGSWEFDVRTRHVTCSREKYCIFGLDPNSSVITYEDIIQRIHPDDQPLFEETVQDAIASGQPYNIEFRVIRPNGQIRYLESRGEALLNDQGQVIQLFGISVDMTERKRRQQALRLIVEGTAATTGDTFMSSCARYLAQVLQVRYALIATFANPAGTRVRTLSYWTGENWHENIEYDLKNTPCEDMLLGKTCHYPKNLQQLFPKDRILQEINAHSYFGSPLKDSDGNVIGFLAVLDEKPMPLTVEKRMILQIFIARAGVELEHLQAEAELQQSEARERQKARELKLTLSELQQTQSQLIQSKKMSSLGQMIAGVAHEINNPATFIAGNIPIAHQYFNDLIKLIKLYQEVYPHHHSEIQACIEDIELEFLQADIPKIMNSMNVGVNRIHQIVMSLRRFSGLDEAKQKVVNIHEGIDTTLVLMEHRLRATNIKVIKEYSQIPLLTCYASQLNQVVMMLIENAIDALQTDSKFHNLKLRLVPTITVSTELRQSKTKAGEAGETGETEEAGEAGEAGETGEAGEAGEAGEAGGEKIKLRAYPSSIESQGFSSAIPAAPQVVVIRISDNGIGMSEEIQEKIFDPFFTTKPVGSGTGLGLAISHQIIVDKHKGNILCFSVPGQGTDFILEIPLT; this is encoded by the coding sequence ATGCTAAAAACATTGCTTTATACTTCCCAAATTTCAGCTAGCCTAAACCACAGTTTAAAAGAAACTATTTTAATCGTTGATGACTCTCCTGACAGCTTAAGTTTCTTACGAAAACTTTTAGCTGAACAAGGATATACCGTCAGAGTATCCCTCAATGGGCGACAGGCACTTCAGTCTGTTGACCTGATGCCGCCTGATTTAATTTTACTCGATATTTTAATGCCCGACATAGATGGGTATCAAGTCTGTCAACAGTTAAAAGCTAATCCGGAAACCCAAGCCATTCCGATCATTTTTATCAGCGCCCGAAAAGAAACATTTGATAAAGTCAAAGCCTTTGAAATCGGCGCAGCTGACTACATTAGTAAACCGATTGCAACCCAAGAAGTTTTAGTCCGAATCGAGCATCAGTTACACATCTTACGATTACAACGGCAACTGAAGCAAGAAAATGCCCGGTTAAGCCAGGAAATCCAAGACCGCCAAAACACTGAAGCCAAACTGCGTATAAGTGAAGCGTCTCTGCTGCAAGCCCAAAGAATTGCCCAAATCGGGAGTTGGGAATTTGATGTCCGCACTCGCCATGTTACTTGCTCAAGAGAAAAATATTGCATCTTTGGACTTGATCCCAATTCGTCAGTGATTACCTACGAGGATATTATCCAACGCATTCATCCGGATGATCAACCCCTATTTGAAGAAACCGTCCAGGATGCGATCGCCTCAGGACAACCTTACAATATCGAGTTTCGAGTTATCCGCCCCAATGGGCAAATTCGCTATCTTGAATCTAGAGGAGAAGCACTTCTCAATGATCAAGGTCAAGTGATTCAACTCTTCGGTATTTCCGTGGATATGACCGAACGCAAACGGCGACAACAAGCTTTGCGATTAATCGTAGAAGGAACCGCCGCCACAACGGGTGATACCTTTATGAGTTCCTGTGCGCGTTATTTAGCACAAGTTCTCCAAGTTCGTTACGCCTTAATTGCGACATTTGCCAATCCTGCGGGTACGCGAGTTCGCACATTATCCTATTGGACAGGTGAAAATTGGCATGAAAACATTGAGTATGATTTGAAAAATACCCCCTGTGAAGATATGTTGCTGGGTAAGACTTGCCACTATCCTAAAAACTTGCAACAACTGTTTCCTAAGGATCGCATTTTACAAGAAATTAATGCTCACAGTTACTTTGGCAGTCCGTTGAAAGACTCTGACGGCAATGTCATCGGTTTTCTAGCCGTGTTAGACGAGAAACCAATGCCGTTAACCGTTGAAAAACGGATGATTTTACAAATATTTATCGCCCGTGCTGGGGTAGAACTGGAACACCTGCAAGCTGAAGCAGAATTGCAACAATCGGAAGCACGAGAACGGCAAAAAGCACGAGAATTGAAACTGACGCTATCGGAATTACAACAAACGCAATCTCAACTGATTCAATCCAAAAAAATGTCCAGCTTGGGTCAGATGATTGCTGGAGTTGCCCACGAAATTAACAATCCAGCCACATTCATTGCTGGAAATATTCCCATCGCTCACCAATATTTTAATGACTTAATCAAATTAATCAAACTTTACCAGGAGGTTTACCCGCATCATCATTCCGAGATTCAAGCTTGTATTGAAGACATTGAATTAGAGTTTTTACAAGCGGATATACCGAAAATAATGAACTCAATGAATGTCGGTGTGAATCGAATTCATCAGATTGTCATGTCACTGCGGCGATTTTCTGGGCTAGATGAAGCCAAACAGAAAGTAGTGAATATTCATGAGGGGATTGATACAACGCTGGTTTTGATGGAACACCGATTGCGTGCAACCAATATTAAAGTGATTAAAGAGTATAGTCAAATTCCCTTGCTTACCTGTTACGCCAGTCAATTAAATCAAGTCGTTATGATGTTGATTGAAAATGCGATTGATGCGTTACAAACCGATAGCAAATTTCACAATTTAAAATTAAGATTGGTTCCCACAATTACAGTTAGCACCGAACTCAGGCAAAGTAAGACGAAAGCAGGGGAAGCAGGGGAAACAGGGGAAACAGAGGAAGCAGGGGAAGCAGGGGAAGCAGGGGAAACAGGGGAAGCAGGGGAAGCAGGGGAAGCAGGGGAAGCAGGGGGAGAAAAAATTAAACTTAGAGCTTATCCGAGCAGTATTGAGAGTCAAGGGTTTTCAAGTGCTATTCCTGCTGCCCCGCAGGTTGTCGTGATTCGGATTTCTGATAATGGAATCGGTATGAGTGAGGAGATACAAGAAAAAATATTTGACCCGTTTTTTACGACTAAACCTGTGGGAAGTGGTACAGGTTTGGGGTTAGCGATTAGCCACCAGATTATCGTGGACAAACATAAGGGTAATATTCTGTGTTTTTCTGTACCAGGTCAAGGAACCGACTTTATCTTAGAAATTCCCTTAACTTGA
- a CDS encoding PAS domain S-box protein, translating to MRDIIKKIRPFSLKTVFIVPFVLQIVTAVGLVGYLSYRSGQKAVEDLANQLLRETAERVSDRINSYFAQSRQFIALNQLAVEQGDLDLTDVDQVYRRLWRQMQVSNAPTALGYTSPTGLHIGVGQDKLGLISPPGSYIKSELKGTAPGTRIYSLLDEAGQEIKTLQTLPNWDPRKRSWYQETLHKNAQIWTEIYPYVGLPVAGIDLSTPVSRNSVFKGILNSVFMLDHISSFLEELDISTSGQVFIIERSGNLVATSTQEQAFVKNIQGKQLIRLKATESRDQLTRTTMQALLNQDDNLASIQHANFTFFGDNSIPTLSQRHFVHVEPYQDDYGLDWLIVSVVPESDFMTQIYANIRTTIILCIATLIIATGLGIITARWVTQPLLKLNQSAKKLAQGEWEQSVVIQRHDEVGELANSFVQMASQLQASFTELQTLNTALTESESRLNQILEAIPVGISVHDVSGQIIYANQTSKQLLGIDTLPEATTTDLSGTFHVYQAESEELYPVEQMPLVRAFQGEKVKVDDMEIRLPDRRIPLEVYGTPIRNETGTIVAAIATFSDITERKQTEQILADYNQTLATQVRERTVELNEAQRLAHLGNWSFDVNSKKISWSDEVFRICGRDPSQSEPSYEQLLQQIHRDDVAQFQHDIEQAMTEGKSYEHEQRIVRSDGSIRYVLAKGEAILNSSGQVVQLFGTVQDISERKLIEEQLRESEEKFRQLAENIQDVFFILSYTGEILYINPVYEQIWQRTCQSLYDNPRSWLDSVFPEDYPSTVAAMERQLQDSTDFDQVYRITRPNGEIRWIRARSFPVPHQKTYRFVGIAEDITDRKQIELALTEAKDAAETANRAKSTFLANMSHELRTPLNAIMGFTQLMQRSSTFPADYQENLQIIYRSSEHLLTLINQVLDLSKIEAGRITLNQTVFDLYALLRDVENLFQIKARDKGLQLLFDYSDQVPQYVQTDAVKLRQVLINLLSNAFKFTQEGGISVKVSRGIDVGETPTANKPEEITLQFEIEDTGAGMAAEELESIFDAFIQSKTGKQHQEGTGLGLSISRKFVQLMGGDLTVASQVDQGTVFRFEIRVKLADASQVPSQQLKRRIIALESNQPCYRILIVDDQIDNRQLLIQLLNPLGFLLQEATNGKDAIAIWQNWQPHLIFMDMRMPIMDGYEATQQIKATTQGQATAIIAVTASSLDSQKAVILSMGCDGFISKPFRDGEIFDAIHQHLGVNYVYEETTTPTPPNPTPAHSLTPDSLAVLPADWLQAFRQATILGDIELMLSLIEQIRTSHESLANALAELTNQFELEELLTLIGL from the coding sequence ATGCGAGACATCATCAAAAAAATCCGCCCATTTTCTTTGAAAACGGTTTTCATTGTTCCCTTCGTTTTACAAATTGTTACCGCTGTGGGATTAGTTGGATATTTGTCCTATCGCAGTGGGCAAAAAGCTGTTGAAGATCTGGCAAACCAATTACTTCGAGAAACCGCCGAACGAGTCAGCGATCGCATCAACAGTTATTTTGCCCAATCTCGTCAATTTATTGCTCTGAATCAATTGGCGGTTGAACAAGGGGATTTAGATCTAACCGATGTTGATCAAGTTTACAGGCGACTCTGGCGGCAAATGCAGGTCTCTAACGCTCCGACTGCACTGGGCTATACGAGTCCCACAGGATTGCATATTGGGGTGGGACAGGATAAATTAGGTCTAATTTCTCCTCCAGGTTCTTATATTAAATCTGAGTTAAAAGGGACTGCCCCAGGAACGCGAATCTATTCCCTACTTGATGAAGCGGGTCAAGAGATTAAAACGCTTCAAACGCTGCCCAACTGGGACCCCCGAAAACGCTCCTGGTATCAAGAAACCCTTCATAAAAACGCCCAGATTTGGACAGAAATTTATCCGTATGTCGGGCTACCTGTTGCTGGAATAGATCTATCTACTCCCGTTTCTCGAAACAGCGTTTTTAAAGGCATATTAAATTCTGTTTTTATGCTTGATCACATTAGTTCGTTCCTGGAAGAATTAGACATTTCTACCTCTGGACAGGTATTTATTATAGAACGTTCTGGAAATTTAGTCGCCACCTCAACGCAAGAACAGGCTTTTGTCAAAAATATTCAGGGCAAACAACTAATCCGACTCAAAGCTACTGAAAGCCGTGATCAGTTAACGCGGACGACGATGCAAGCTTTACTCAATCAAGACGATAATCTGGCATCAATTCAACACGCAAATTTTACCTTTTTCGGTGATAATTCTATCCCAACCTTATCCCAACGCCATTTTGTTCACGTTGAACCCTATCAAGATGACTATGGCTTGGATTGGTTGATTGTCTCTGTTGTGCCAGAGTCGGACTTTATGACGCAAATTTATGCGAATATTCGCACGACAATTATCCTTTGTATCGCCACTCTCATTATTGCCACAGGATTGGGTATTATCACTGCCCGTTGGGTGACTCAACCGCTACTTAAATTAAACCAATCTGCCAAAAAACTTGCTCAAGGAGAATGGGAACAATCGGTTGTGATTCAGCGCCACGATGAAGTCGGAGAATTGGCGAACTCCTTTGTTCAGATGGCAAGTCAACTACAAGCCTCGTTTACTGAACTTCAGACTCTAAATACAGCATTAACTGAGAGTGAAAGCCGCCTGAATCAAATTCTAGAAGCGATTCCGGTTGGTATATCCGTTCATGATGTTAGCGGACAAATTATCTACGCAAACCAGACATCAAAGCAACTCTTGGGGATCGACACTTTACCGGAAGCGACAACCACCGACTTATCGGGAACCTTTCATGTTTATCAGGCGGAAAGCGAAGAATTGTATCCTGTCGAACAAATGCCTCTGGTTCGGGCATTTCAGGGTGAAAAAGTGAAGGTTGATGATATGGAAATTCGCTTACCCGATCGCAGGATTCCCCTGGAAGTCTATGGCACCCCAATCAGGAATGAAACCGGAACCATTGTCGCCGCGATCGCCACATTTTCCGATATCACGGAACGTAAGCAAACGGAGCAGATTTTAGCCGACTATAACCAGACTTTAGCGACTCAAGTTCGCGAACGAACAGTAGAACTCAATGAAGCCCAACGACTTGCTCATTTGGGCAATTGGTCATTCGATGTAAATAGTAAAAAAATTAGTTGGTCGGATGAAGTTTTCCGAATTTGTGGACGTGATCCGAGTCAGAGTGAACCCAGCTACGAACAGCTTTTGCAACAAATCCATCGTGATGATGTTGCCCAGTTTCAGCATGATATTGAACAAGCCATGACGGAAGGAAAATCCTACGAACATGAACAGCGAATTGTCCGGAGTGATGGTTCAATTCGGTATGTTTTGGCAAAGGGAGAAGCCATATTGAATTCATCCGGACAGGTGGTTCAACTGTTTGGCACGGTACAGGATATTAGCGAACGTAAATTGATCGAGGAACAGTTACGGGAGAGTGAAGAAAAATTCCGCCAACTGGCAGAAAATATCCAAGATGTTTTCTTTATTCTCTCCTACACCGGAGAAATACTTTATATTAACCCTGTTTATGAACAAATTTGGCAGAGAACTTGCCAAAGTTTGTATGATAATCCTCGTTCTTGGTTAGACTCGGTTTTCCCAGAGGACTATCCGTCAACGGTTGCTGCGATGGAACGACAATTACAGGATTCTACTGACTTTGATCAAGTCTATCGGATTACTCGACCCAATGGAGAAATCCGGTGGATTCGCGCCCGTTCGTTCCCGGTTCCTCATCAAAAGACTTACCGCTTTGTCGGGATTGCTGAAGATATTACCGATCGCAAACAAATCGAACTGGCGTTAACAGAAGCCAAAGACGCGGCTGAAACAGCTAATCGGGCGAAAAGTACGTTCCTGGCGAATATGAGTCACGAATTGCGAACCCCCTTGAACGCGATTATGGGGTTTACTCAACTGATGCAGCGCAGCAGTACGTTTCCGGCTGACTATCAAGAGAATCTTCAGATTATTTATCGCAGTAGCGAACACTTACTGACGCTGATTAACCAGGTGTTAGATTTATCCAAAATTGAAGCCGGACGGATCACCCTCAATCAGACCGTTTTTGACCTGTATGCCTTGCTGCGTGATGTAGAAAATCTGTTCCAAATTAAGGCAAGGGACAAGGGATTACAGTTACTGTTTGATTACTCCGATCAAGTGCCTCAATATGTACAAACAGATGCGGTGAAACTGCGCCAGGTGTTGATTAATTTACTCTCGAATGCCTTTAAATTTACTCAGGAAGGCGGGATATCGGTGAAAGTCTCACGGGGTATCGATGTCGGGGAAACTCCTACCGCTAATAAACCTGAGGAGATCACCCTCCAGTTTGAAATTGAAGATACAGGCGCGGGAATGGCTGCGGAGGAATTAGAGAGTATTTTTGATGCATTTATTCAAAGTAAAACGGGGAAACAGCATCAGGAAGGAACAGGATTAGGGTTATCGATTAGCCGTAAATTTGTCCAACTCATGGGCGGTGATCTGACAGTGGCGTCTCAAGTAGACCAGGGTACTGTTTTTAGGTTTGAGATTAGGGTTAAATTAGCCGATGCCAGCCAAGTTCCTAGCCAACAACTGAAACGACGTATTATTGCTTTAGAATCGAACCAACCCTGTTATCGAATTCTAATTGTTGACGATCAGATCGATAACCGCCAACTGCTGATCCAACTCCTCAATCCCCTGGGATTTCTTCTCCAAGAAGCGACAAATGGCAAAGACGCGATCGCGATTTGGCAGAATTGGCAACCTCATCTCATCTTTATGGATATGCGGATGCCGATTATGGATGGGTATGAAGCCACCCAACAGATTAAAGCCACCACTCAAGGGCAAGCCACGGCGATTATTGCCGTCACCGCTAGCAGTCTCGACTCCCAGAAAGCCGTTATCCTCTCCATGGGGTGTGATGGATTTATCAGCAAACCCTTCCGGGATGGGGAGATTTTTGACGCGATTCACCAGCATCTGGGTGTGAACTATGTTTATGAAGAGACAACGACACCAACTCCACCCAACCCAACCCCAGCCCATTCCTTAACCCCAGACTCTCTAGCTGTCTTACCCGCCGATTGGTTACAGGCTTTTCGTCAAGCGACAATATTGGGTGATATTGAGTTGATGCTGAGTCTGATTGAGCAAATTCGCACCTCTCACGAGTCCCTTGCTAACGCCTTGGCTGAGTTAACCAATCAATTCGAGTTGGAGGAACTATTAACCTTAATCGGTTTGTAG
- a CDS encoding histidine phosphatase family protein — MTNDKILSWQDIRQHLKHPLILATPVTLHIFRHAQSTVNAEKRIAGSQDVDLTPEGEAQARVLGTQLDPEYSLAFASGLKRAYKTLDLAITSGNISVGSIHKDKRLNERNLGILEGGKLRFIPEYAAGNLNYAPENGESYAQLSQRIFSFLIDLARFTQMSEVNNILICSHIGSIRILVSIITENTSSVDVLGQKFGNTELIKLEWHRLIIPEFIEKGGIFK, encoded by the coding sequence ATGACAAATGACAAAATTCTCAGTTGGCAAGACATCCGCCAACACCTCAAGCACCCCTTGATTTTAGCAACTCCGGTAACATTACACATCTTCCGTCATGCTCAAAGCACCGTCAATGCCGAAAAGCGAATTGCGGGTTCTCAAGATGTAGACTTAACGCCTGAAGGTGAAGCCCAAGCCAGAGTCTTAGGAACTCAACTTGATCCAGAGTACAGTTTAGCCTTTGCCTCTGGATTAAAACGCGCCTATAAAACGTTAGATCTTGCTATAACTAGCGGCAATATTAGCGTGGGCAGTATCCACAAAGATAAGCGACTAAATGAACGGAATTTGGGCATATTAGAAGGTGGCAAACTCCGATTTATTCCCGAATATGCGGCTGGTAATTTAAACTATGCCCCCGAAAATGGCGAAAGTTATGCCCAATTATCCCAACGAATTTTCTCGTTTTTGATTGATCTGGCGCGGTTTACGCAAATGAGTGAGGTGAATAATATTTTGATTTGTAGTCACATCGGTTCAATCCGAATTCTGGTTAGCATCATCACGGAAAATACCAGTTCGGTGGATGTATTGGGTCAGAAATTTGGTAATACGGAGTTGATCAAACTAGAATGGCATCGTTTAATTATCCCAGAATTTATAGAGAAAGGTGGAATTTTTAAATAA
- a CDS encoding transposase translates to MKYNLDQHHRRSIRLKDYDYTQPGFYFITICTCQRQTLLGEIIDSQMQLSDSGKFVYLHWQNLLHYHPNLKLDEFVIMPNHLHGILILTADTTDQKYHGLPEIIRGFKTFSARRINKNRRQRGVPVWQRGYYEHIIRNEQSLTAIREYIVNNPIAWEEDELHPSGSKEWDGTIKNLALHTNRR, encoded by the coding sequence ATGAAATACAATCTGGATCAACATCATCGACGTTCAATCCGCCTTAAAGATTATGATTATACACAACCGGGATTTTATTTTATTACCATTTGTACTTGCCAACGCCAAACCCTGTTAGGTGAAATCATCGATAGTCAAATGCAGTTAAGCGATTCCGGCAAATTTGTCTATTTACATTGGCAAAATTTGCTTCACTATCATCCTAATTTAAAATTAGATGAATTTGTGATCATGCCCAATCATCTCCATGGCATTCTGATATTGACAGCGGATACTACTGATCAAAAATACCATGGCTTGCCAGAGATTATCCGGGGATTCAAAACCTTTTCTGCACGCCGCATTAATAAAAATCGTCGCCAGAGGGGTGTCCCCGTGTGGCAACGTGGCTATTATGAACATATTATCCGCAATGAACAATCATTAACCGCAATTCGTGAATATATTGTGAATAATCCCATAGCCTGGGAAGAAGACGAATTGCATCCTAGTGGTTCTAAAGAATGGGATGGAACCATTAAAAATTTAGCCTTGCATACAAATCGAAGATAA